From the Sanguibacter sp. HDW7 genome, the window AGCCATGCTGCCATTGTTGCCCTGCGGGGACGCCGAGCGCCAGTCCCGAGGTCCCGATCCGCTCAGAAGAGACGCGAGTCGACGTCGTCGACACCGCGCATCGCGTCGTAGTCGAGCACGAGACACTCGATGCCGCGGTCCGTCGCGAGCACACGCGCCTGCGGCTTGATCTGCTGAGCCGCGAACACGCCGCGCACCGGCGCGATGAGCGGGTCGCGGTTGAGCAGGTCGAGATAGCGCGTCAGCTGTTCCACGCCGTCGATCTCGCCCCGCCGCTTGATCTCGATCGCGACGGACCCGCCGCGCGGGTCACGCGCAAGGATGTCGACGGGCCCGATGGCCGTCATGAACTCGCGCCGCACGAGCGTGTGCCCGGGGCCGAGCAGCTCGATCTGCTCCGCGAGCAGCGCCTGGAGGTGCGCCTCGACGCCCTCCTTGACGAGGCCGGGGTCGATGCCGAGCTCAGCCGTCGTGTCGAGCACGACCTCGTGGATCTCGATGCGCAGGTGATCGTCGCTCTTGGTGTGCTGGACGTCCCAGACCGCGGTCATACCAGCGGCTGCCTCGTCCTCGTCGGGCTCCGAGACGACGAGCGTGCACGGCGGGCTCATCCAGTTGAGCGGCTTGTACGAGCCGCCGTCGGAGTGCAGCAGCACGGAACCGTCCGCCTTGACGACGAGCAGGCGCCGCGCGAGCGGCAGGTGGGCCGACAGCCGACCGGTGTAGTGCGCGGCGCAGTCCGCGATGACGAGTCTCACGACGTCCTCAGGCTCGGGGGTGACGGGCGGCGCTCCGCCGCGCCGGGCGTCCGGGGACGCGGCACGGTCAGGAGACCACGCCACCGTCCGACGGCGGCGCGGACTCGAGCCACGAGGTGAGCCCCGCATACGCAGGGAC encodes:
- the nucS gene encoding endonuclease NucS; amino-acid sequence: MRLVIADCAAHYTGRLSAHLPLARRLLVVKADGSVLLHSDGGSYKPLNWMSPPCTLVVSEPDEDEAAAGMTAVWDVQHTKSDDHLRIEIHEVVLDTTAELGIDPGLVKEGVEAHLQALLAEQIELLGPGHTLVRREFMTAIGPVDILARDPRGGSVAIEIKRRGEIDGVEQLTRYLDLLNRDPLIAPVRGVFAAQQIKPQARVLATDRGIECLVLDYDAMRGVDDVDSRLF